In Nocardioides sp. JS614, the sequence CGTGGTGGACGTGGTCGATCCGCTCGACCCAGTGGTACTTCTCCAGTGCCACGTCGTCGAAGCCCGCCTGCGCACCGATGTCGGCGAAGCTCGGCTTGAGGCCGGCCAGGCCCTCGGCGGTCGTGTCGGGCCGGATCGTCTCGTCGTGGTCGAGCACGACCAGGCCGTTCTGGTCGCGGACCGGGATGACCGCTCCGCTGAAGTAGCCGTTGGCCCAGGCCTTGGCGGCCCGGTGGTGCGACTCGGCGGCGTATGCGTCCACGTCGTCTCGGGTCCAGCCCTCGAGCGTGGCGATCAGGTCGGCACCGATGCCCTGGGGCACGAAGCCGGTCTGCAGCGCGGTGGCCGGGTCGGAGGCCCAGGCGCCGCCGTCGGAGCCCATCGGCACCCGGCTCATCGACTCCACGCCGCCGGCGAGGATCAGGTCCTCGAAGCCGCCGCGGACCCGGGAGGCCGCCTGGTTGACCGCCTCCAGGCCGGAGGCGCAGAAGCGGTTGAGCTGCACGCCGGCGACCGTCTCGGGGTAGCCGGCCTTGAGCGCGGCGGTCTTCGCGATGTCCCCGCCCTGCTCGCCGATCGGGGTCACGACGCCGAGGACCACGTCGTCGACGCGCTCGGGGTCGAGGGAGGGGTTGCGCTCCTTGATCTCGTCGAGGAGCCCGACGATCAGGTCGACGGGCTTCACCTCGTGGAGGGAGCCGACCTTCTTGCCCTTGCCGCGGGGCGTGCGGATGTGGTCGTACACGAATGCCTCAGCCATGGACCGATTGTGACACTATTACTGTCACCGTCAAGGAAGAGTGTGAGGAGGGTCATGGACGAGAACGTCGCGCCGGTCGAATCGGTCCGTGAGCTGCTGACCCTTGAGGAGCTGACCAACCGGGTCGGCATGAGCGTGCGCAACATCCGCTTCTACACCACCAAGGGCCTGGTCCCGCCGCCGATCCGGCGGGGCCGGTCGGGCTACTACAGCTCCGACCATGTGGCCCGACTGGAGCTGGTGCGGGAGCTGCAGTCCCACGGCTTCACGCTGTCCGCGATCGAGAAGTACCTCGCCGGGATCCCTGCGGACGCCTCGCCGGAGGACATCGCGCTGCACCGCACGATGCTCGCCCCCTGGCAGGCGGACGTGCCGGTGGAGATGTCGCGCGCAGAACTCGAGCGACGCACCGGCCGCGCGCTCAGCGAGGAGGACCTGGCCACCCTCTCGGCGCTCGGGATCGCGTTCCGCACCAAGCGTGGCCGCTACGAGGTCGCGGTCTCGCACCTCTCGGTCGGTCTCGGGCTGCTCGACCTCGGCTTCCCGATGGAGGCCGCGATCGCGGCCGGGGAGGTGTACGCCGACCACGGCCGGCAGATCGCCAAGGAGCTCAACGAGCTGTTCCGCACCATGGTGTGGCCGGTCTACAAGGAGTCCGGGGCGCCGCCGCAGAAGCTGCGCGAGGTCGTCGAGCGGCTCAAGCCGCTGTCCATCGCCAGCCTGGTCTCGGCGTACGAGGCCGCGATGGACGAGACCCGCCGCGAGGAGATCGCCGCGCGCAGCCGGCGTACCCCGCGCGGGACGAAGGATTGAACCGGACGCGAACCGGCCACTGTGGGGCATGACCGAGCCCTGCACCGTCCTCGTCACCGGCGCCACGGGCTTCGTCGGCAGCCGGTTGGTGCCTGAGCTGGAGGGCGCCGGCCACCGGGTCCGCGCGATGACCCGGCGGCCCGAGGCGTACGACGGCCCGGGCGAGCCGGTGGCCGGCGACGTGAGCGACCCCGGCACGCTCGCGGCGCCACTCGAGGGCGTCGACGTCGCGGTCTACCTGGTGCACTCGCTGGACGACGACGACTTCGAGCGCAAGGACGCCGAGGCGGCCCGGGCCTTCGGACTGGCGGCCGCGGCGAGCGGCACCCGGCAGATCGTCTACCTCGGCGGGCTGGGCAAGGACGACGACCGGCTGTCCCCCCACCTGCGCTCGCGGCGCGAGGTCGAGCGGCTGCTCGGCGACGCCGGCGTGCCGGTCACGGTGCTGCGGGCCGCGATCGTGGTCGGAGCCGGCGGCATCTCGTGGGAGATGACCCGCCAGCTGGTGAAGAACCTCCCGGCGATGGTGGTGCCGCGCTGGGCCGCGACCCGGACCCAGCCGATCGCGCTGGACGACGTCGTGCGCTACCTGGCGGGCGTGGTCGGCGTCGAGGCGGCGTTCGGCCGGGCCTTCGAGATCGGCGGGGCCGACCAGCTCAGCTACGTCGAGATGCTCCAGCAGGCGGCCGAGGTGATCTCCGGCAGCCGGGTCCCGATCCTCACCGTGCCGGTGCTGACGCCGAAGCTGTCGTCGTACTGGATCTCGTTCGTCACCAACGTCGACGCCACCACCGGCCGCAACCTGATCGACTCGATGGGCACCGAGGTGATCGTCACCGACCACGCCATCCGCGACCTGGTCCCCGGCGAGCCGCTCACCTACCGCGAGGCGGTGCGCCGCGCCGTCGCGTCCTCGGCCGGGTAGCCGCCGCGGGGGTTCGAGCGTCGGCGTACCCGGTCGACGCCGCCGGCACTGTTCGGCCAAAGCTGGAACTTCTCGGCCGAAGTTGCGGCCCAACAGTTCCGGTTTCCCCGGTTCACCGGGGAAACCGGCCGCCGCCTCGGGCACCTCAGAAGAGCAGCGGCAGGGCGAACAGCATGGTGAGCGACCAGGTGCAGTGGGTGAGGATCGGGGCGAGGATGCCGCCGGAGGCGCGGCGCTCCAGCCCGACCAGCGCGCCGAGCAGGAGCGCGGCGAAGGCCAGCATCACGTTGCCGGTCGCGAGCGTCGCCACGGCGTACGCGATCGTGGTGAGCACCACCGGGTGCCGCGGGATCGCGGCGTACGCCGCGCCCCGGAAGAACAGCTCCTCCGCGATGCCGTTGGCCGCGGTGATCAGCACCAGCAGCGGCCACGCGCCTTGGTCGGCATGGTCGACGACCGAGCGCACCTGGTCATCGAGGAATGGCACCTGCCGTACGACGAGCGCCCCGACCACGAACACCCCGGCCAGCGCGATCCCGAGCGCGATCGGCGTGAGCACGGGCCGCCGCCCGACGGCGTCGGAGTCGGCGGCGGCGCCGGTCGCGATGCGGCCCAGGTGGAGCGGGCCGGAGGCGAATGCGCCCACGGCCCACACCGACGCCAGAGCGAGCGTCGCGGGGTAGAACCACGCGCTGCCGGGCTCGATGCGCAGCGACAGCCCGAGCACGACGCCGCCGAGCACCACGAAGCCCGCGGTGACGAGCTGTCGGTGGCGCAGCGCGGCGCGCGTCGCCCGGTGGTCGCGCGGGACCATCTCCCACAGCGCGCGCCGCAGCCAGGTGATCACGGGTCTGCTCACCCCCTCAGGAGTGGCTGTCCCCCGATCGGGAGCCGGCCACACCCCTGCACCGGTGTGCCGGTCAACGCCGCCCGGAGCTGAACGACGCCGCGCTGTGCTTCGACGCGCCACCCGCGGCCGGGCGACCGGCGCCGGAGCGCCGGCGCGAGCGGTTGCCGCCGCCCGAGGACCCGGCGGAGCCGGACTTCGCCGACCCACCGGAGGAGGCACCGGACCCGCTGGACTTGGCCGAGCCGCCTGAGCCGCCTGAGCCGCCCGAGCCGCCCGAGCCGCCGGAGCGCCGTCCGCGCGACCGGTTGCGGCCGCCTCCGGATCGACCCGGACGCCCTGCGCCCTCGGGGCGAGGTGCGCGAGCGCCGCCCGACCCCGCCGGGGTCTCGACGACCAGGCCACCAGGCACCAGCACCCGCTCGCCCGGGGCGAGCTCGACCAGCAGCGGGTGGCTCGCGCCGTTGATCCTCGTGGTGGTGGGCTTGATGCCCGCCGCGCGGGTCAGGTCGCGCACGTCGCGCACCTGGTCGTCGGTCATCAACGTGATGACGGTGCCGCGGGCACCGGCCCGGGCGGTGCGCCCGGAGCGGTGCAGGTAGGCCTTGTGCTCGACCGGCGGGTCGGCGTGCACCACCAGAGCGACGTCGTCGACGTGGATGCCGCGGGCCGCGATGTCGGTCGCCACCAGGGTGCTCGCGCGCCCGGTGTGGAAGGCGTCCATGTTGCGGGTCCGCGCGCCCTGGCTGAGGTTGCCGTGCAGCTCGACGGCGGGCACGCCCGACTTGTTGAGCTGGCGGGCCAGCGCCTTGGCGCCGTACTTGGTGCGGGTGAAGACGACCGTGCGCCCCGGGGCGCTGGTGAGGTCGACCAGGACCGGCACCCGGTGCTCGCGGGCGACGTGCAGCACGTGATGGTCCATGGTCGCGACCGGCGACTGGGCCGAGTCGGCCTGGTGGGTGACCGGGTTGCGCAGGAATCGCTTGACCAGGACGTCGATCGCCTTGTCCAGGGTCGCGGAGAACAGCAGCCGCTGGCCGTCGCGGGGCGTGCGGTCCATGATCCGGCGGACGCCGGGCAGGAAGCCCAGGTCGGCCATGTGGTCGGCCTCGTCGAGCACGGTGATCTCGACCTGCGAGAGGTCGCAGTGCCCCTGGCCGATCAGGTCCTCGAGCCGGCCGGGGCAGGCGAGGACGATGTCGGCGCCGCGGCGCAGGCCCTGGACCTGCGGGTTCTGGCCGACGCCGCCGAAGACGGTCTGCGTGGTGAGCCCGGCGGTGCGCGCGAGGGGCTTGAGCGCCTCCTCGATCTGGTTCACGAGCTCGCGGGTCGGGGCGAGCACCAGCGCCCGCGGCTTGCGGGCCTGGGCCGGGCGCCCGGAGGCGGTCAGGCGCGCGACGAGCGGGAGGAGGAAGGCGTAGGTCTTGCCGGAGCCGGTGCGGCCCCGGCCGAGGACGTCGCGGCCCGCGAGCGAGTCGGGGAGCGTGGCGGCCTGGATGGGAGTGGGCTGGACGATGCCGCGGTCCGCGAGGACGGCGGCGAGGCTCGCGGGGACGCCGAGGTCGGCGAAGCCCGCAGCGGAGACTGCAGAGGACAAGGGAGAACTACTCACTGTTGGCGTGTCTCGCCAGGTGGATCCCGAGAAGGAGAGGCGCGGCGCGAAGAAGGCCCGCGCATAGCCCGAGGCAAGACGGAACGGGCTGCGGACCCGAGTCTAGGGCACGCAGCCCGTCCGACCCGCATCGACGGAGGCGGGTACGACGCGCGGGACTGACCGGCGCTACTTGGTGAGGCCGTCCTTGACGTCCTTGGCGGCGTCCTTGACGTGCTCGCCCGCGTTCTTGACCTTGCCCTCGGCCTGGTCGGCCTTGCCCTCGGCCTCCAGGTCACGGTCGCCCGTGGCCCGGCCGGTCGACTCCTTGACCTGGCCGCCGGCCTCTTCGAGCTTGTGCTTGGCCTTGTCACCGATTCCCATGGCTGCCTCCTCGTGGCTCCTTCGTCGTGACAAGGGGAGCGGTGACCGTTCCGGGCCTCAGCGAAACGTGAGGACCCCGTCGTCGATGCGGTCGTGGTTGATCGAGCGCACGTCGCGCAGGTAGTTCTGCCGCAGCTTCCACGGCTCGCGGTCACCCTGCTTGGGGAGCTCGTCCAGCGCCCGGAG encodes:
- a CDS encoding acetyl-CoA C-acetyltransferase codes for the protein MAEAFVYDHIRTPRGKGKKVGSLHEVKPVDLIVGLLDEIKERNPSLDPERVDDVVLGVVTPIGEQGGDIAKTAALKAGYPETVAGVQLNRFCASGLEAVNQAASRVRGGFEDLILAGGVESMSRVPMGSDGGAWASDPATALQTGFVPQGIGADLIATLEGWTRDDVDAYAAESHHRAAKAWANGYFSGAVIPVRDQNGLVVLDHDETIRPDTTAEGLAGLKPSFADIGAQAGFDDVALEKYHWVERIDHVHHAGNSSGIVDGASLVAIGTEEIGTALGLTPRARIVSAAVSGADPTIMLTGPAPAARKALARAGLEVGDIDLFEINEAFAAVAMRFMRDLGISHDITNVNGGAIAMGHPLGATGAMILGTLVDELQRRDLRRGLATLCVGGGMGIATIVEIV
- a CDS encoding MerR family transcriptional regulator — its product is MDENVAPVESVRELLTLEELTNRVGMSVRNIRFYTTKGLVPPPIRRGRSGYYSSDHVARLELVRELQSHGFTLSAIEKYLAGIPADASPEDIALHRTMLAPWQADVPVEMSRAELERRTGRALSEEDLATLSALGIAFRTKRGRYEVAVSHLSVGLGLLDLGFPMEAAIAAGEVYADHGRQIAKELNELFRTMVWPVYKESGAPPQKLREVVERLKPLSIASLVSAYEAAMDETRREEIAARSRRTPRGTKD
- a CDS encoding NAD(P)H-binding protein, with amino-acid sequence MTEPCTVLVTGATGFVGSRLVPELEGAGHRVRAMTRRPEAYDGPGEPVAGDVSDPGTLAAPLEGVDVAVYLVHSLDDDDFERKDAEAARAFGLAAAASGTRQIVYLGGLGKDDDRLSPHLRSRREVERLLGDAGVPVTVLRAAIVVGAGGISWEMTRQLVKNLPAMVVPRWAATRTQPIALDDVVRYLAGVVGVEAAFGRAFEIGGADQLSYVEMLQQAAEVISGSRVPILTVPVLTPKLSSYWISFVTNVDATTGRNLIDSMGTEVIVTDHAIRDLVPGEPLTYREAVRRAVASSAG
- a CDS encoding CPBP family glutamic-type intramembrane protease yields the protein MSRPVITWLRRALWEMVPRDHRATRAALRHRQLVTAGFVVLGGVVLGLSLRIEPGSAWFYPATLALASVWAVGAFASGPLHLGRIATGAAADSDAVGRRPVLTPIALGIALAGVFVVGALVVRQVPFLDDQVRSVVDHADQGAWPLLVLITAANGIAEELFFRGAAYAAIPRHPVVLTTIAYAVATLATGNVMLAFAALLLGALVGLERRASGGILAPILTHCTWSLTMLFALPLLF
- a CDS encoding DEAD/DEAH box helicase, producing MSSAVSAAGFADLGVPASLAAVLADRGIVQPTPIQAATLPDSLAGRDVLGRGRTGSGKTYAFLLPLVARLTASGRPAQARKPRALVLAPTRELVNQIEEALKPLARTAGLTTQTVFGGVGQNPQVQGLRRGADIVLACPGRLEDLIGQGHCDLSQVEITVLDEADHMADLGFLPGVRRIMDRTPRDGQRLLFSATLDKAIDVLVKRFLRNPVTHQADSAQSPVATMDHHVLHVAREHRVPVLVDLTSAPGRTVVFTRTKYGAKALARQLNKSGVPAVELHGNLSQGARTRNMDAFHTGRASTLVATDIAARGIHVDDVALVVHADPPVEHKAYLHRSGRTARAGARGTVITLMTDDQVRDVRDLTRAAGIKPTTTRINGASHPLLVELAPGERVLVPGGLVVETPAGSGGARAPRPEGAGRPGRSGGGRNRSRGRRSGGSGGSGGSGGSGGSAKSSGSGASSGGSAKSGSAGSSGGGNRSRRRSGAGRPAAGGASKHSAASFSSGRR
- a CDS encoding CsbD family protein; protein product: MGIGDKAKHKLEEAGGQVKESTGRATGDRDLEAEGKADQAEGKVKNAGEHVKDAAKDVKDGLTK